A window from Labrus mixtus chromosome 14, fLabMix1.1, whole genome shotgun sequence encodes these proteins:
- the znrd2 gene encoding protein ZNRD2: MALNRDDEDYEWEPPTEAEMKVIQARRERQDKISKLMGGYLLKGYKMLGDCCDVCGTILLQDKQQKNYCVSCQELDSDVDKDNPALNAQAALSQVRERQLAAQSPTPSQAPVVDGGPSSSSSSSSQASVSVPRPEHCEGAAAGGRAILPPAAVPLPSPPAATTSLAPARPPVIPQSAAIQPVLQDAEEAVLTKLRWATNQLQSSASLEASIQLCSLIASCASSLRSLKELSQ; encoded by the exons ATGGCTCTGAATAGAG ATGATGAGGACTATGAGTGGGAGCCTCCAACAGAGGCAGAGATGAAGGTGATCCAGGCTCGCAGAGAGCGTCAAGACAAAATCAGTAAGCTGATGGGAGGCTACCTGCTCAAAGGATACAAGATGCTGGGAGACTGCTGTGATGTGTGTGGG aCGATTCTTCTTCAGGATAAACAGCAGAAAAACTACTGTGTCTCATGTCAGGAACTTGATTCAGATGTTGACAAGGACAACCCTG CTCTCAATGCACAAGCAGCATTGTCTCAGGTGAGAGAAAGACAACTTGCAGCCCAGTCGCCCACACCGTCCCAGGCTCCTGTTGTCGATGGAggccccagcagcagcagcagcagcagcagtcaggcAAGTGTGTCAGTTCCCAGACCAGAGCACTGTGAAGgggctgctgcaggaggaagagcTATCCTGCCTCCCGCTGCTGTCCCTCTTCCCTCGCCTCCTGCCGCCACCACATCCCTGGCACCTGCTCGCCCTCCAGTTATTCCACAGAGTGCTGCCATCCAACCTGTGCTACAAGACGCAGAGGAAGCTGTTCTAACCAAACTTCGCTGGGCCACTAACCAGTTACAGAGTTCAGCCTCCCTGGAGGCGAGCATCCAGCTCTGCAGCCTCATCGCTAGCTGTGCCAGCTCACTGCGCAGCCTCAAGGAGCTCAGCCAGTAG